TGTCATCATTGTCTCTTTTCTTTTTTTATTCTTTTCTATTTTAGTTTCTCTCTTAAAAACTTGTGAGCATCTGTGATTATCTCTTTGTAGTTTTCCTCACCCTGGTGCCAAAACTCTCCTGTGTAGAGCTTTACTCCTTGGCTTTTTAGCTCGGCTATAGATTTTTCATATTCTGTATGGCCACCTGTACCAAAGGTCATATCCCTATAGATACCAGGATTTGTTTCTTTTATGTGGGCAGCAAATATATGGCCCTTGCCTAATTTTAGGTCTTCTGTCACATCTGTTCCGTATTTGACGGCAGCGTTTTTTAGGTTGCCTATGTCTGGATATATTCCTAGGTATGGGCTATCAATAAGTTTTACATACTTCATAGCTTTTTCAACTGTATCCATAAATTCTGTTTCCATTGTTTCAAAAGCTAGGATTACGCCATACTTTGATGCCATCTCTACTGCCTTGGCCAAGTTTTCTTCGAAATATTTCTTTGTTTCATCGCTAGATTTTTCATAATAAACATCATAGCCGGCCAGCTGGATTATTTTTATAGAATTTATATCTGC
This window of the Anaerococcus mediterraneensis genome carries:
- a CDS encoding L-ribulose-5-phosphate 3-epimerase; translated protein: MDKTNLGIYEKALPNDLTINQKLALAKEIGYDQLEISIDETDEKLNRLYNGFAHELAKAQQDEQMRVRTMCLSGHRKYPFGSLDPFVRNKSLDIMEKAIEFADINSIKIIQLAGYDVYYEKSSDETKKYFEENLAKAVEMASKYGVILAFETMETEFMDTVEKAMKYVKLIDSPYLGIYPDIGNLKNAAVKYGTDVTEDLKLGKGHIFAAHIKETNPGIYRDMTFGTGGHTEYEKSIAELKSQGVKLYTGEFWHQGEENYKEIITDAHKFLREKLK